DNA sequence from the Streptomyces canus genome:
CGACCAGGACGTAGCCGCGGTCCATCGCGACGCCCTGCTCCTCGTAGCCGAGACCGGCGGAGACGGGCCCGCGGCCGACGGCCACCAGCAGCACCTCGGCCTCGAACTCCTTGCCGTCGGCGAGGGTGACCTTGACGCCGGCCTGGGTGTACTCGGCCTTCTGGAAGAAGGTGCCCAGGTTGAACTTGATCCCGCGCTTGCGGAAGGCGCGCTCGAGCAGCTTGGAGGAGTTCTCGTCCTCGAGGGGAGCGAGGTGCTTGAGACCCTCGATGATCGTGATGTCCGACCCGAAGGACTTCCACGCCGAGGCGAACTCGACGCCGATGACACCGCCGCCCAGGATGATCGCGGACTTCGGCACGCGGTCCAGGACGAGGGCGTGGTCCGAGGAGATGATCCGGTTGCCGTCGATCTCCAGGCCCGGCAGCGACTTCGGCACGGAGCCGGTCGCGAGGAGCACGTGGCGGCCCTGGATGCGCTGTCCGTTGACATCGACGGAGGTCGGCGACGACAGCCGGCCCTCACCCTCGATGTAGTGGACCTTCCGGGAGGCGACAAGCCCCTGGAGGCCCTTGTACAGGCCGGCGACCACGCCGTCCTTGTACTTGTGCACCCCGGCGATGTCGATGCCCTCGAAGGTGGCCTTCACACCGAACTGCTCGCTCTCGCGGGCCTGGTCGGCGATCTCGCCCGCGTGCAGCAGGGCCTTGGTGGGGATGCATCCCCGGTGCAGGCAGGTACCGCCGACCTTGTCCTTCTCGATCAGGGCGACGTCAAGCCCCAGCTGAGCCCCGCGCAGGGCCGCGGCGTAACCGCCACTACCACCGCCGAGGATCACTAGGTCGAAAACGGTGCTGGCGTCGTTCGCCACGTCACGTCCTCCATGCATGTGCGCCGTACGCCGGTCTCCAGTGACCGCGCGGCGGCTGGTGTCCGGCCGCTCTTTCTTCGGCCCTGTGGTGGGGGCCCTGTCCTGCCGAGCCCCATCTTCGCACTTGTCAGCCCTGAACGAGACGCCGGGCCGGGGTGTGAGACACCACACGCTCACATGAGAAGAGGGGACATGGTGAGGCAGCTCAGGAACGCGGGGCTGTATCCCCTTGCGGCTGTGCCGCGTGGCTCGACCAGCCCCCACGCCCCTGTGGATGCCACTCAACCGATGGCACCGAGCTATTGGGCGAACATCACCCCAGGTCACCCGAGGCAGTCAGCTCGGCCAGCCGCACCAGCGTCCGCACCGCCGACCCCGTCCCGCCCTTCGGCGTGTACCCGAACGGCCCCCCGTCGTTGAACGCGGGACCCGCGATGTCCAGGTGCGCCCAGGTGATCCCCTCACCCACGAACTCCCGCAGGAAGAGCCCGGCGACCAGCCCACCGCCCATCCGCTCGCCCATGTTCGCGATGTCGGCGGTGGGAGAGTCCATGCCCTTGCGCAGGTGCTCCGGCAGCGGCATCGGCCAGGCAGGCTCCCCGACCTCCTCGGCGGCCTCGTACACCGCGGAGCGGAACGCGTCGTCGTTGGCCATGATCCCGAAGGTCCGGCTGCCGAGCGCCAGCATCATCGCGCCGGTGAGGGTCGCGACGTCCACGATGGCGTCCGGCTTCTCCTGGGACGCCGCCCACAGAGCGTCCGCGAGGACGAGCCGCCCCTCCGCGTCGGTGTTGAGCACCTCCACGGTCTTGCCGCTGTACATCCGCAGCACGTCACCGGGGCGCGTGGCCGACCCCGACGGCATGTTCTCGGCGAGCGCCAGCCACCCGGTGACGTTGACCTCGAGCCCCAGACGCGCGGCCGAGACCACGGCCGCGAACACCGCCGCCGCCCCGCTCATGTCGCACTTCATCGTCTCGTTGTGACCCGCCGGCTTCAGCGAGATGCCGCCCGAGTCGTACGTGATCCCCTTGCCGACCAGCGCGAGGTGCTTCTTCGCCTTGGACGAGGTGTACGACAGCTTCACCAGCCGCGGCCCCGACGCCGATCCGGCGCCGACGCCGAGGATGCCGCCGTAGCCGCCCTTCTCCAGCGCCTTCACGTCGAGCACCTGCACCTTGAGGCCGTGCTCCTTGCCCGCGGCCTGCACGATCGAGGCGAACACCTCGGGGTTCAGGTCGTTCGGCGGCATGTTGATGAGGTCGCGCGCGCGGTTGAGCTCCTCGGCGACGGCGGCGGCCCGGGCGAGTGCGGCCTTGTACGCGGCATCCCGCGGCTTGCCGCCGAGCAGCGTGGCTTCGGCCAGCGGCGCCTTGCCGTTCTTCGCCTTGGCGTCGTTTTTCGAAGGCGCATTCTCCTTGTAGGCCGTGAAGGAGTACGCCCCGAGCAGCACGCCCTCGGCGACCGCGCCGAGGTCGGCGGCGTCGCCGAGCGGCAGTACGAACACGGCCTTCTTCGCGCCGACCAGCGCGCGGGCGGCGACACCGGCGGCCTTGCGCAGCGCCTCCGGGTCGAAGGAGGAGTCCTTCTCGGGCTCGGCGCCCAGGCCCACGGCCACCACGAGCGGCGACTTGATGCCGGAGGGCGCCGGCAGCTTCGTCACCTCGCCCTCGGCGCCGGAGGCACCGAGGGTCTCCAGGACGCCGGCGAGCCTGCCGTCGTAGGCCTTGTCCACGGATTCGGCGCCCGGCGCCACTACCAGGCCCTTCGCGCCTTTGGCGACACCGATCACGATCGCGTCGGCCCGCAGGCCGGGCGCCGCGGAGGTGCTGAGAGTGAGAGCAGTCACGGTGGTGAATTCTCGCTTCCGATGTGAAGTTGCTGGGGTCGAGCGGGTGGGTCGACCGGGCCCGACGGCCGACCCTATTTCGTGTCCGAGCACGGGTCCCGATCGGGGCCTTCACCCCTGCCGGCGACCACCCGGGACGAGCCTACGCTCGGGTCGGCCGAGCGTACCTCCGGCTGCGGCACACGAGATCATCCCTGGGTACGCCGTCGCACCGTCTGGAGCCTGTCCGTTGAAGCGCCCTCTCCTGCTCGTCACCCTGCTCCTCCTGGTGACGGGATGCTCGACCACCCCCGACTCCGCGTCCGGTGACTCCCGTTGGCGGCCCCGCCCCGGCGTCGCCTGGCAGTGGCAGCTGACCGGACGTGTCGACACGTCCGTGGACGTGCCGGTGTACGACATCGACGGCTTCGACCAGTCCGAAGCGGTCGTGTCGTCCCTGCACCGCAAGGGCCGCAAGGCCATCTGCTACCTCTCCACCGGCGCATGGGAGGACTGGCGGCCCGACGCCGACACGTTCCCCAAGTCGGTGATCGGGCGCGGCAACGGCTGGGAGGGGGAGCGCTGGCTCGACATCCGCGCCACGGACGCCCTGGAACCGCTGATGGCGGACCGCCTCGACATGTGCCGCGAGAAGGGCTTCGACGCGGTGGAGCCGGACAACATGGACGGCTACAAGAACCGCACGGGCTTCGAACTCACGGCGGCGGACCAGCTCCGCTACAACCGTCTGATCGCCGACATGGCCCACGACCGCGGACTGTCGGTCGGTCTGAAGAACGACCTCGACCAGATCCCGGAGCTGGTGGGGGACTTCGACTTCGCGGTCAACGAGCAGTGCGCGCAGTACGCCGAATGCGGGGACATGGAGCCGTTCATCACGGCGGACAAGGCGGTCTTCCACGTCGAGTACGAACTGCCCACCAGCCGCTTCTGCGCCGAGTCCCGGCGGCTGAAGCTGAGTTCGATGCTGAAGAAGTACGAACTCGGGGTGTGGCGCGAGGCCTGCTAGACGTTCATCGACAGGATCACCAGTGCCGTCGTCGCCGCCGTCTCCGCCAGCCCTCCGAACACGTCCCCGGTCACTCCGCCGAAGCGGCGCGTGCAGTGCCGCAGGAGAAGCTCGGCCGCTCCCCCGGCGGCGGCGACCGCCAGAACCGTGCGGACGACGTCGTACGACCCGAAGGGCGCCCCCGCTCCGGCCGCCGCCAGCGTCACCGCGACGGCCACCAGCACCGCACCTCGTACGGGGACCACGCCCGCCACCGCGGCCCCCAGTCCCTCCGGCCTGGCCGGCGGGACCCCGGCGCGGGCCGCCAGCGTCAAGGCCAGGCGCGCGGCCGTCGCCGAGACCACGGCCGCCGTCGCACCCCGCGCCCACGAGTCGCCGTACAGCTGCGACAGCGCGGCCACCTGGGCGAGCAGCACGAAGACGAGGGCGAGCACCCCGAACGGTCCGATGTCCGACTGCTTCATGATCCGCAGGGCGTCCTCGGCGGGCTTGCCGCTGCCCAGGCCGTCGGCGGTGTCCGCGAGGCCGTCGAGGTGCAGGCCCCGCGTGAGGACCGCCGGTACGGCGACCGTGGCGACCGCGGCGAGCAGTGCGGAGGAGCCCAGGGCCAGGAGCAGGAGGCCCAGCGCGGCCGACACGCACCCCACCGCCACCCCGACCAGCGGAGCGCACAGCATTCCGCCACGTGCCGCCTCCCGGTCCCAGCGGGTCACCTTCACGGGGAGCACGCTGAGCGTGCCGAAGGCGAAGCGGAGGCCGTCGAGCGGGGGTGGGGTCATGGACACGTCGGCAGGGTAGCCCGGACGCCGTAGCCGTCGGGCGGCCCGCCCCCGCCGACCCGAGACTGGGTCCATGGGCCACTGGCTGCACCGCAACATCGTGGAACCCGGCAAGCTGCCGTTGCTCCTCGCCCTGACCGCGTTCGTCCTGACGTTCCTGATCACGCGGGTCATCACCCGGCTCATCCGGGCGGGCAAGGGCCCCTTCGGCAACGTCAGCACCGGAGGGGTGCACATCCACCACGTGGTGCCCGGAGTCGTTCTCACCGTCGTCGGCGGCTTCGGCGCGGTCACGAGCGGGCGGCACGGCTTCGTGGCGGGGCTGTGCGCGGTCGTCTTCGGCATGGGCGCGGGTCTGGTGCTGGACGAGTTCGCGCTGATCCTGCATCTCGATGACGTCTACTGGACCGAGGAGGGCCGCAAGAGTGTCGAGGTCGTCGTCCTCACCGCGGCGCTGGTCGGCCTCATGCTCGCGGGATTCTCGCCGTTCGGCGTCAACGACGTGACGCAGGAGGAGGCCCAGGACCGCGGCGGCGTCATCACCAGCGTGGTGGTCAACTTCCTCTTCGCGATGCTCGTCCTGCTCAAGGGCAAGACCCGGATGGCGATCTTCAGCGTGATCGTCCCGCTCCTCGGCCTGATCGGCCTCATCCGCCTGGCCCGCCCGGGTTCCCCCTGGGCCCGGCGCTTCTACCGCCGCCGCCCGCGCGCCCGTGCCCGGGCCACCCTGCGCGCCTACCGCCGCGACAAGCGCTGGTCGGGCCCCCGCCGGAAGTTCCAGGATCTGATCGGCGGCAAACCGGACCCGACCCCGTCGCTGGAACGCCGCTGACGCGCCGCGGGGATCCTGGTCAGTGGTGAGGGGCGGTCGGCGTCCATGCCGGTTTCCGGGGCCCGGGGTCGCACGCGCTGCGTAGGGAGAAGAGCGTCGTCCGGTCGCCGACCGGGAAGGCGGCGGTGACCTACCGGGTCGTCGGCGATCGGATCGGCGACCCGGAGGCCTGGCCGGGGGCGATCGAGCCGTGGCTCGCCGAGGCGCGGGCGCACGGGTGGCTGCCGGCGGTGACGGGCGCGGGTGAGGACGCGGCGTCGGTGTACGCGCGGCGCTCGTCTCAGGGCTCGCCCGGCGGCAGCCCCGACCCGGCCTCTTCCCTCACGCGCCGCCGACGTGCCGCCGGGATTCCGCACAGCACCAGCATCGCCGCGATCGCCGCCAGGTGTTCCTTGCCGGCGAGGTTCTCCTTCACCAGCACCTCCGCCACCATCGACGCGATGACGGCACCCGCGGTGACCCGGGCGCCGTAGCGCAGGCCGACGAAGACGGCGAGGCCCACCACGGCCGCCGACGGGCCGGTGTCGACGACGTGCGCGTCCGAGGCGGACAGGCCGAGTGGGCTGTCGGGGCCCAGCCAGATGCCCACGCGCGCGTACAGCGTTCCGGCGAGCGTGGCCGCGTAGGCCACAGCGAGCGTCCGCCACCGGCCCAGACAGATCTCGGCGATCCCGAAGACGAACAGGATCTGCGCCAGCGCGCCCCACACCGGCAGGTCCAGGGCCGGCACGAACAGGGAGAGAGGGGTGCGGAGCAGGGCGAGCCACAGCGGGTCCGCGGCGCGTACGGCACCGACGTCCTGGACGACGTCGTAGCCCCACGACCGGTTGTGCACGACGTGCAGGGCCGCCGTCAGCCCGACGGCCGTCAACGCCAGGGGGACCGCCCGCCACTTCCGTCGCAGCAGCGGTCCGCGCACGGTGACGTACAGCGGCCCCCACTCCGCGCGGGCCCAGCGGGCGAGCGTCTTCATCCCATGGTCCTCATCTGTGCGTACTCAGGTGCTCCCGCCGCCGCAGCCACCCCGGCAGTCCCGGCACCTCCAGGAACCCCTCCGCGCGGGCCGAGGCGATGCCGATGCGCGGCAGGTCCGCGCTCTTCTCGAACAGCAGGAACCGCGGTTCCCAGATGGGCCGGTACTTGGCGTTGGCCCGGTACAGGGACTCGATCTGCCACCAGCGCGAGAAGAAGCTGAGCAGCGACCGCCACAGCCGCAGCACCGGCCCGGCACCAAGACGTGCACCACGTTCGAAGACCGAACGGAACATGGCGAAGTTGAGCGAGACCTGGGTGATCTGAATCTCCTGGGCCCGGTTCAGCAGCTCGATGACCATGAACTCCATGAGCCCGTTGTCCGCGTCGCGGTCCCGGCGCATGAGGTCCAGGGACAGCCCGTGCGGTCCCCACGGCACGAAGGAGAGCACCGCCTTCAGCTCACCGTCGCCGGCCCTGCACTCCAGCGCGACGCACCGGCCGTCCTCCGGATCCCCGAGCCGCCCCAGCGCCATGCTGAACCCGCGCTCGGTGGCACCGTCCCGCCAGTCGTCCGCACGCCGTACGAGAGCCGCCATCTCCTCGGCGAGGATGTCCTCGTGGCGCCGGATCCGTACCGTGTACCCGGCCCGTTTGACCCGGTTGTAGGCCTGCCGGACGGTCCGCATCGCCCGCCCCTCCAGCGTGAACTCGGCGACCTCGACGATCGCCTCGTCGCCCAGTTCCAGCGCGTTCAGGCCGTGCCGCGCGTACACCGTCCCCGCGTCCTCACCCGCGCCCATCACTGCCGGCAGCCACCCGTGCGCCCGCGCCTCGGCGAGCCACGGCTCGATCGCCCCCGGCCAGGCCTCCGGGTCACCGATCGGATCGCCGGAGGCCAGCGAGACCCCGCTGACGACCCGGTAGGTCACCGCCGCCTTCCCGGTCGGCGACCAGACGACGCTCTTCTCCCTGCGCAGCGCGAAGTACCCGAGCGAGTCCCGCTCGCCGTGCCGCTCCAGCAGCTCCCTCAGGCGCCGCTCGTCGTCCTCGGTGAGCGGGTCGACCGCACGCCGGGAGCGGAAGGCGGCGTAGAAGACGGCGAGGACGAGGATCGTACTGAGCACGTTGATGACGACGTTGACCCAGTTCGGCGTCAGGATCCCGTCGAAGCGGGAGTCGTCGGCGGCGACGGAGACCAGCCGCAGCGTGCCGTACCACCACCGCTCCCCGAAGGACGAGGACCTCGAGGCCTTGTTGGTGACGGTCACCAGCAGCGCGGCCAGCAACGAGGACACCAGCAGTCCGCCCACGGCCACGGCGGCGGCGAGCCGCGGATTGGACCGGTCGCCCTTGGCGTAGAACTCCCGCCGGCCGACGAGCAGCGCGGTGACGAACGCGGCCGTGAGGCCGAGCGAGATCCAGTTCTGCGCGTACCGGCGGATCTCCGGGAACGCCATCGCGAGGACGAACAGCGCGAGGAACGCCCCCGACAGCACCAGGTTCAGGATCCACGCCGCGCGCTTGCGCCGCCGCATGGTGATGGCGAGGAAGGCCGTGAACACCCCGGAGGCGAAGCCCGCCGTCAGCAGATACGGCGTGAAGAAGTCCTGCTGGTTGTGCCGCCGCACGTCCTGCCCCAGCGAGACCCACACCGCGCTGAGGAAGTTGACGAACGCGACGACCCGCAGGTACCAGACGGCGAAACCGGCGGCCCGCCGCGAGGCGCCGGTGGACCGGCGGACATTCCGAACAGGTGCAACTCGGACATCTCCCATGAAGGGCGATCATGCCCTTTGCGCCGGCGATTCTGTCGCAAGGGCACCCACCTGTCCCGGACTACTCCTCGTCGGACACCTTCTCCGGCTCCTCCTCGGAAACCGCGGGCTTCTCCGGCAGCTCGGCGGCCAGCGCCGCCGCGGCCTGCACCAGCGGCAGCGCCAGCAGTCCGCCCGCACCCTCCCCGACCGTCACAGCATGGTCGAGCAGGGGTTCCAGGGCCATCCGGTCCAGCGCCTTCGTCTGCCCCGGCTCACCGCTGTTCTGCCCGGCCAGCCACCAGTCCGGCGCCCGGAACGCGATCCGCTGACCCACCAGCGCACAGGCGGCCACGACCACTCCGTCCAGCACGACGGGCAGCTTGCGCACCGCGCTCTGGAGGAGAAAGCCGGTGATCGCGGCGAGGTCGGCGCCGCCGACGGTCGCCAGCAACTGCAACTGGTCCCCGAGCACCGGCCGCGCCCGCCGCAGTGCGTCCCGGATCGCCGCGCACTTGCGCATCCAGGCCAGGTCGTCGATCCCGGTCCCGCCCCGTCCGGTCACGACGGAGGCGTCGGTCCCGCACAGCGCGGCGACCAGCACCCCGGCCACCGTGGTCCCGCCCACGCTCACATCGCCGAGCACGACGAGATCGGTACCGGAGTCGGCCTCCTCGTCGGCCACCGCGACCCCGGCCCGGAAGGCGGCCTCGGCCTCCTCCAGGGTCAACGCGTCCTCGACGTCGATACGACCGCTCCCGCGCCGCACCCGATGCCGTACGACATCCTCCGGCAGCTCGGCCGGGTCGCAGTCCAGGGCCATGTCGACGACCCGCACCGGCACACCCAGCCGTCGCGCGAGGATCGACACCGGACGGCCGCCCTCCAGGACCTCCCGCACCACCTCCGAGGCGCTGCCCGCGGCCCGCCCCGAGACGCCCAGTTCGGCGACCCCGTGGTCACCGGCGAACAGCACGACCCGCGGCCGTTCGACCGGCCGTACCGGTACGGCCGACTGCGCCGCGGCCAGCCACTCACCCAGGTCGTCGAGGCGGCCCAGCGCCCCGGGCGGCACGATCTGACGCTCCCTGCGCGCCTCGGCGTCGCGACGCACCCCGCCGTCGGGGCGCTCGATCAGATCGGTGAAGTCGTCGAGATTAAGCGAGCTCATTCGCCGAACAGTACCGGCCCTGATCGAACACGGGGGCGCCACGTGGCCATGACGTCATTGCACCCGGGATCGGGATCCCATACGTTCCGATTTGCAGCGAATTGCCGTACGTTCCCGGGAGGCCTCATGCCCGCACCAACCGCCCCTTCCGTACGGCGTCTTCGCTCCACCGCCCGCGCGATGCTGCCGTTCCCCGAACCGGAGAGCTGGTTGGACGTGGAGACGGGGGACGCGGACTTCCCGGAGGCGGCGAGAACGTTCTTCCCCTACACGGCCTTCGACGGCCTGGACCCCAGCCCCCGTGTCGTGCACGCCCAGGTGGTCGAACGCCTGGAGGAAGGCCACGTCGGCCGGCTGACGGACCCACGGATCACCGCCCGTCTCCGCGCCCGCTACGACGTGGTCAGTCTGCTGAACCAGCGGCCCCGCACCGCGGATTTCCAGGCGGCCCTCGCCGTCCTGCGCCCCGGCGGTCACCTGCTCGTGGAATGCCCGGCCGACCCCCGCGCCGAGTTGGAGTCCCAGGGCTGCACGATCGTCACCACGGCCCGCAGATCCGCGCACATCCCGGGCCGTGTGACGACCCGCCTGCCCCTGAGGGCGACCGGACCGCTGGCCTCCGCCGCGAGAGCGCTGGACCACGCCCTGGCCCTCCTCCTCGCCGGCACCCGCTTCGCGAAGGCGTACCGGGTGATCGCCCGCAAGAACGCGGACACCTCAGCCCCGTAGCACCATCGCCTGCCCCGCCACCACCAGCACCACCTGCTCGCACTCGCCCGCGAACGCCGCGTTCAGCCGTCCCAGTTCGTCCCGGTACCGGCGCCCGGACGCGGTGGCCGGCACGATCCCCGACCCCACCTCATTGGACACGGCCACCACGGTCCGCCGGGCGCCCCGCACCGCGTCCGTCAACTCCCGCACCCGCGCCCGCAGTTCGCGTTCCCCGCCGCCGGCCCACTCCGCGTCGTCCCACGCTCCCACGGCGTCCATCGCGTCCGTCAGCCACAGCGACAGACAGTCGATCAGCAGTGGCGCCCCGTCGTCCTTCAGCAGCGGCACCAGATCGCACGTCTCGGCCGTACGCCACGACCCGGGCCGCCGCTCCCGATGGGCGGAAACCCGGGAGGCC
Encoded proteins:
- a CDS encoding adenosylcobinamide-GDP ribazoletransferase, giving the protein MTPPPLDGLRFAFGTLSVLPVKVTRWDREAARGGMLCAPLVGVAVGCVSAALGLLLLALGSSALLAAVATVAVPAVLTRGLHLDGLADTADGLGSGKPAEDALRIMKQSDIGPFGVLALVFVLLAQVAALSQLYGDSWARGATAAVVSATAARLALTLAARAGVPPARPEGLGAAVAGVVPVRGAVLVAVAVTLAAAGAGAPFGSYDVVRTVLAVAAAGGAAELLLRHCTRRFGGVTGDVFGGLAETAATTALVILSMNV
- a CDS encoding endo alpha-1,4 polygalactosaminidase; its protein translation is MKRPLLLVTLLLLVTGCSTTPDSASGDSRWRPRPGVAWQWQLTGRVDTSVDVPVYDIDGFDQSEAVVSSLHRKGRKAICYLSTGAWEDWRPDADTFPKSVIGRGNGWEGERWLDIRATDALEPLMADRLDMCREKGFDAVEPDNMDGYKNRTGFELTAADQLRYNRLIADMAHDRGLSVGLKNDLDQIPELVGDFDFAVNEQCAQYAECGDMEPFITADKAVFHVEYELPTSRFCAESRRLKLSSMLKKYELGVWREAC
- the cobT gene encoding nicotinate-nucleotide--dimethylbenzimidazole phosphoribosyltransferase gives rise to the protein MSSLNLDDFTDLIERPDGGVRRDAEARRERQIVPPGALGRLDDLGEWLAAAQSAVPVRPVERPRVVLFAGDHGVAELGVSGRAAGSASEVVREVLEGGRPVSILARRLGVPVRVVDMALDCDPAELPEDVVRHRVRRGSGRIDVEDALTLEEAEAAFRAGVAVADEEADSGTDLVVLGDVSVGGTTVAGVLVAALCGTDASVVTGRGGTGIDDLAWMRKCAAIRDALRRARPVLGDQLQLLATVGGADLAAITGFLLQSAVRKLPVVLDGVVVAACALVGQRIAFRAPDWWLAGQNSGEPGQTKALDRMALEPLLDHAVTVGEGAGGLLALPLVQAAAALAAELPEKPAVSEEEPEKVSDEE
- the lpdA gene encoding dihydrolipoyl dehydrogenase, which gives rise to MANDASTVFDLVILGGGSGGYAAALRGAQLGLDVALIEKDKVGGTCLHRGCIPTKALLHAGEIADQARESEQFGVKATFEGIDIAGVHKYKDGVVAGLYKGLQGLVASRKVHYIEGEGRLSSPTSVDVNGQRIQGRHVLLATGSVPKSLPGLEIDGNRIISSDHALVLDRVPKSAIILGGGVIGVEFASAWKSFGSDITIIEGLKHLAPLEDENSSKLLERAFRKRGIKFNLGTFFQKAEYTQAGVKVTLADGKEFEAEVLLVAVGRGPVSAGLGYEEQGVAMDRGYVLVDEYMRTNVPTISAVGDLVPTLQLAHVGFAEGILVAERLAGLKTVPLDYDGVPRVTYCHPEVASVGITEAKAKEIYGADKVVALKYNLAGNGKSKILNTAGEIKLVQVKDGAVVGVHMVGDRMGEQVGEAQLIYNWEALPAEVAQLIHAHPTQNEALGEAHLALAGKPLHAHD
- a CDS encoding phosphatidylglycerol lysyltransferase domain-containing protein, which gives rise to MGDVRVAPVRNVRRSTGASRRAAGFAVWYLRVVAFVNFLSAVWVSLGQDVRRHNQQDFFTPYLLTAGFASGVFTAFLAITMRRRKRAAWILNLVLSGAFLALFVLAMAFPEIRRYAQNWISLGLTAAFVTALLVGRREFYAKGDRSNPRLAAAVAVGGLLVSSLLAALLVTVTNKASRSSSFGERWWYGTLRLVSVAADDSRFDGILTPNWVNVVINVLSTILVLAVFYAAFRSRRAVDPLTEDDERRLRELLERHGERDSLGYFALRREKSVVWSPTGKAAVTYRVVSGVSLASGDPIGDPEAWPGAIEPWLAEARAHGWLPAVMGAGEDAGTVYARHGLNALELGDEAIVEVAEFTLEGRAMRTVRQAYNRVKRAGYTVRIRRHEDILAEEMAALVRRADDWRDGATERGFSMALGRLGDPEDGRCVALECRAGDGELKAVLSFVPWGPHGLSLDLMRRDRDADNGLMEFMVIELLNRAQEIQITQVSLNFAMFRSVFERGARLGAGPVLRLWRSLLSFFSRWWQIESLYRANAKYRPIWEPRFLLFEKSADLPRIGIASARAEGFLEVPGLPGWLRRREHLSTHR
- a CDS encoding methyltransferase domain-containing protein → MPAPTAPSVRRLRSTARAMLPFPEPESWLDVETGDADFPEAARTFFPYTAFDGLDPSPRVVHAQVVERLEEGHVGRLTDPRITARLRARYDVVSLLNQRPRTADFQAALAVLRPGGHLLVECPADPRAELESQGCTIVTTARRSAHIPGRVTTRLPLRATGPLASAARALDHALALLLAGTRFAKAYRVIARKNADTSAP
- a CDS encoding leucyl aminopeptidase codes for the protein MTALTLSTSAAPGLRADAIVIGVAKGAKGLVVAPGAESVDKAYDGRLAGVLETLGASGAEGEVTKLPAPSGIKSPLVVAVGLGAEPEKDSSFDPEALRKAAGVAARALVGAKKAVFVLPLGDAADLGAVAEGVLLGAYSFTAYKENAPSKNDAKAKNGKAPLAEATLLGGKPRDAAYKAALARAAAVAEELNRARDLINMPPNDLNPEVFASIVQAAGKEHGLKVQVLDVKALEKGGYGGILGVGAGSASGPRLVKLSYTSSKAKKHLALVGKGITYDSGGISLKPAGHNETMKCDMSGAAAVFAAVVSAARLGLEVNVTGWLALAENMPSGSATRPGDVLRMYSGKTVEVLNTDAEGRLVLADALWAASQEKPDAIVDVATLTGAMMLALGSRTFGIMANDDAFRSAVYEAAEEVGEPAWPMPLPEHLRKGMDSPTADIANMGERMGGGLVAGLFLREFVGEGITWAHLDIAGPAFNDGGPFGYTPKGGTGSAVRTLVRLAELTASGDLG